The [Limnothrix rosea] IAM M-220 genomic interval AGTTTTTGGTTCGCGCTAAATCTCAAGGAGGCGAACAAGATGTCTCGATTGGGGATGCCCTCAAATTTGAAGCTGTCACTAATGTGATCGGCGGCATAGCAAAGGGAATTAAAAAAACATTAGATCAAACAAAACCGAAAAAAGTGACCGTGGAATTTGGTCTTGAGGTGGGGATCGAATCAGGTAAAGCTTTAGCATTGTTGGTGGACGATACGGCTCAGGCAAATCTCAAAATCACGTTGGAATGGGGTGAATAGGTTTGGGTCAAACCCTCGACTGGGAAATTTGTGTGGTACGCATTGACGTGGATGAGGAGCCGAACGGAACAGGCTTTTTCGTTGCTCAGGGTGTTGCGCTCACTTGTCGTCATGTGATCGAGAATGAAACGGATTTGTCGATTATCTGGCAGGGCGATCGCCATACAGTTACTCAGGTTCAAATACCAAACAAAGATGTGGATCTGGCATTATTATCTGTGAATTCACCTAACCATGATTGGGTATTTTTAGATGATGATGTGACTGATTTTGAGCAGTTGAAGACCTTTGGGTTCCCTAAAAACTATCCTCAAGGTGATCCATTAACGCTGGAATTTGAAGGGTTTACAGGAGGGAGTTTATCGCTCATTAAGCTCAAAGACGGGCAGGTGGAACCGGGCTATAGTGGCGCGCCATTGGTCAATGCTCGAACAAAGAAAGTTTGTGGTGTGGTCAAGTCAACTCGCGATGAGGACTATGCGCTAGGCGGTCGGGCTGTGCCTGTAAGTTTGGTGTGGCGACTGTTTCCTGAGCTAAAACCTACCATCCTCGAAATTCCTAAAAATCCTTTTTTACCGAGGTCTGGTCGCATTGATTTGCCGGATCAGTTTTTTGGGCGAGAAAAGGAACTCAGAAGTGTTTTTGAAATTCTCAACAGTGGCAGTAGTGTGGCGATTATTGGGGAAAGGCAAGTCGGTAAGTCTTCGTTTTTGAAGGCGATCGCCCACCATTCCAAATCCCAGCTCAATCAGTACCGTCGTCCGGTTTATTTGGATTGTCAAAGCCTGATTGATAATGCTGATTTTTATGAGGAATTATGCTTGCTCATGGATATTGAAAATACAAAAGCAAGCAACTTAAAAAGGGCTTTACGCAGATCGAAGCAATCCTTTTTATTACTCCTCGACGATGTGGAAATGCTTGCTGAAGAAAATTTTTCTTTTCAAATTCGCTCTCAATTACGAGCCTTATCACTGGGACATGATGCCCCTTTTAAGTTGGTAGTTGCAGCCTCTGTCAATCTTGATGAGTTATTTCCTGACGCGCGAGGTCGAGTTTCACCGCTTCAAAATATTTGTATTAATGAATTTCTTGCAGGTTGGGAGGAAAAA includes:
- a CDS encoding CU044_2847 family protein, which codes for MAREKTKIVTVKLDEQTEFLVRAKSQGGEQDVSIGDALKFEAVTNVIGGIAKGIKKTLDQTKPKKVTVEFGLEVGIESGKALALLVDDTAQANLKITLEWGE
- a CDS encoding serine protease, with protein sequence MGQTLDWEICVVRIDVDEEPNGTGFFVAQGVALTCRHVIENETDLSIIWQGDRHTVTQVQIPNKDVDLALLSVNSPNHDWVFLDDDVTDFEQLKTFGFPKNYPQGDPLTLEFEGFTGGSLSLIKLKDGQVEPGYSGAPLVNARTKKVCGVVKSTRDEDYALGGRAVPVSLVWRLFPELKPTILEIPKNPFLPRSGRIDLPDQFFGREKELRSVFEILNSGSSVAIIGERQVGKSSFLKAIAHHSKSQLNQYRRPVYLDCQSLIDNADFYEELCLLMDIENTKASNLKRALRRSKQSFLLLLDDVEMLAEENFSFQIRSQLRALSLGHDAPFKLVVAASVNLDELFPDARGRVSPLQNICINEFLAGWEEKYVKHFVDKRLAATPIRFSERDIIEILLQTQGHPQKVMEACYQLYNRYKEDCLP